The following proteins come from a genomic window of Corallococcus sp. NCRR:
- a CDS encoding tetratricopeptide repeat protein, translating into MSLALVTDPSGLLERAPRLAELLPDAALSEALARGDAWAVHAVLSRRLEHEPPGPTRELLTALVEDRGAFVIAARPPSESSVLGTGVRWRGSPARGAAPNAPFVAERTVSVLGVPVWPLEGYLVRADGKAPLQVIGQVPPSRGRSRRRAVALAGMALGLCGLAGLGAVWLEARGMRAVTVVNGLSRPVDVRIGGEHWVVAPGTQEQGRVKLGEGPLHAVTTWPGQDSVIEDVTLPVQGERILYNVKGAARLKAEATDTSLPSRSLPEAASVLQADERLAVQAAKWEAAAQAFADEDNWQAVGRVASAVAEVEPGNRLARETAARAWLVVDTQVPANLPSDLRWRNTRDYAAMLMHTWQEDPAAQALALSLMRYIGQGGQARARYAEHAQQHPDSPLAALYLQRAGSQDPSSAAAVDAWANLAERFPDSPDVTRAWLEARWRFELGDGSRSWSDSERQDFVVGTARRVQALEEKHPPETLEALELDVRILLRAQLRDAATARVRRYGQDPRRRTWDFLVLAGRTAEAAGPEHTSYVMRDWIPPALARQPERMLLLDLLTGQRSPKDAELAALPSVEARSVLRLTRDALVDPRRALKEGDGDPSTVLSQLDPEVLALLALEHTRTGDAVGKRLFSFSLPLMLARDPLRNHVLSTSGVPGLDFNRLPPGLRAAATLVHARRDAKEGYPVFTERLDGLARMDALGGFSVRAASGWMRRAFDACMDTKVEQSLPQGVLLRGDLLKEQARQEEDREARRPNCEARIVRPTGLPLPRAAATPPPGNANGADP; encoded by the coding sequence ATGTCCCTCGCCCTTGTCACCGACCCCAGCGGTTTGCTGGAGCGCGCGCCGCGTCTGGCGGAACTCCTGCCGGATGCCGCACTGTCGGAGGCGCTCGCGCGGGGGGATGCGTGGGCGGTGCACGCGGTGCTCTCACGCCGGCTGGAACATGAGCCGCCCGGGCCCACGCGGGAGCTGCTCACGGCGCTGGTGGAGGACCGGGGCGCCTTCGTCATCGCGGCCCGCCCGCCTTCCGAGTCCTCCGTGCTGGGGACGGGCGTGCGGTGGAGGGGCTCGCCTGCGCGCGGCGCCGCTCCGAACGCGCCCTTCGTCGCGGAGCGCACCGTGTCGGTGCTGGGCGTTCCGGTGTGGCCCTTGGAGGGCTACCTCGTGCGCGCGGACGGCAAGGCGCCGCTCCAGGTCATCGGTCAGGTGCCTCCTTCTCGTGGCAGGTCGCGCCGCCGCGCGGTGGCCCTGGCCGGGATGGCGCTGGGGCTCTGCGGCCTGGCGGGACTGGGCGCCGTGTGGCTGGAGGCTCGCGGCATGCGCGCCGTGACGGTCGTCAATGGCCTGTCGCGCCCCGTGGACGTGCGCATCGGCGGCGAACACTGGGTGGTGGCGCCCGGGACGCAGGAGCAGGGGCGCGTGAAGCTGGGAGAAGGGCCGCTCCACGCGGTGACGACCTGGCCCGGCCAGGACTCCGTCATCGAGGACGTGACGCTGCCGGTCCAGGGCGAGCGCATCCTCTACAACGTGAAGGGCGCCGCGAGGCTGAAGGCGGAGGCCACGGACACAAGCCTTCCCTCCCGCTCCCTGCCGGAGGCCGCCTCGGTGCTCCAGGCGGACGAGCGGCTCGCCGTCCAGGCCGCGAAGTGGGAGGCCGCCGCGCAGGCCTTCGCGGATGAGGACAACTGGCAGGCCGTGGGCCGCGTGGCGTCCGCCGTGGCGGAGGTGGAGCCGGGCAACAGGCTCGCGCGGGAGACGGCCGCGCGCGCATGGCTCGTCGTGGACACGCAGGTGCCCGCGAACCTGCCGTCCGACCTGCGCTGGCGCAACACGCGCGACTACGCGGCGATGCTGATGCACACCTGGCAGGAGGACCCGGCCGCGCAGGCGCTGGCGCTGTCGTTGATGCGCTACATCGGACAGGGAGGCCAGGCCCGCGCACGCTACGCGGAGCACGCGCAGCAGCATCCGGACTCACCGCTGGCGGCCCTCTACCTCCAACGCGCGGGCTCGCAGGACCCGAGCTCCGCGGCCGCCGTCGACGCCTGGGCGAACCTGGCGGAGCGCTTCCCGGACTCACCCGACGTGACCCGCGCGTGGCTGGAGGCGCGGTGGCGCTTCGAGCTGGGGGACGGCTCGCGGTCCTGGAGTGACAGCGAGCGCCAGGACTTCGTCGTCGGGACGGCGAGACGGGTGCAGGCGCTCGAGGAGAAGCACCCGCCGGAGACCCTGGAGGCGCTGGAGCTGGACGTGCGCATCCTCCTGCGCGCGCAGCTGCGGGACGCGGCCACGGCACGGGTGCGCCGCTACGGCCAGGACCCGCGCCGCCGGACCTGGGACTTCCTGGTGCTCGCCGGACGCACGGCCGAGGCCGCCGGGCCCGAGCACACGTCCTACGTGATGCGCGACTGGATTCCCCCCGCCCTCGCGCGGCAGCCGGAGCGGATGCTGCTGCTGGACCTGCTCACCGGCCAGCGCTCACCGAAGGACGCGGAGCTCGCCGCGCTGCCGTCCGTCGAAGCCCGCTCCGTGCTTCGCCTCACCCGGGATGCGCTGGTGGATCCAAGGCGCGCGCTGAAGGAGGGGGATGGCGACCCCTCGACAGTGCTGTCCCAGCTGGACCCGGAGGTCCTCGCGCTGCTCGCCCTGGAGCACACGCGCACCGGCGACGCCGTGGGCAAACGGCTCTTCAGCTTCTCGCTGCCGCTGATGCTCGCGCGCGACCCGCTGCGAAACCACGTCCTGTCCACCTCGGGTGTCCCCGGACTGGACTTCAACCGTCTGCCCCCAGGGCTGCGCGCCGCCGCCACCCTGGTCCACGCCCGGCGCGATGCGAAGGAGGGCTACCCGGTGTTCACGGAGCGCCTGGACGGCCTGGCCCGCATGGACGCCCTGGGCGGCTTCTCCGTCCGCGCCGCCAGCGGCTGGATGCGGCGCGCCTTCGACGCCTGCATGGACACGAAGGTGGAGCAGTCCCTGCCCCAGGGCGTCCTCCTGAGAGGGGACCTGCTGAAGGAGCAGGCCCGCCAGGAGGAGGACCGGGAGGCACGCCGCCCGAACTGCGAGGCGCGCATCGTCAGGCCCACGGGGCTGCCCCTGCCCCGGGCCGCCGCCACCCCGCCGCCCGGAAACGCGAACGGCGCCGACCCCTGA